AAAAGGTTGCAATATTATTTTATGTAATAAGTGAACAAGCTGTAATGTTATAACACCAACTGTTACATAACAATTTTTTTTTAAATGATAATGAGTTTTCATAATACATGTAATTAGTTATAAATTATACATAAAATATTATATTTGCTCTATATAAATAGTACATTTTAATTCTAATTTTTTTATATTATAGTTTATGTTTTTAAAAATAAAATACCCACTAGGCTTAGCCTTTTAGGTATTCTACCTTTATGTACATTACTAATAAAAATTTTCCCTCTGAAATATGACTTTTATAACGTAATAAAAAATAAAATAAAAAAATAATTGCTACACATACTTAAGTCTTATATTATCTGCTACTAAAGCAATAAATTCTGAGTTTGTAGGTTTACCTCTATCACTATCTATAGAGTAACCAAAAAACTCATTTAATGAGTCAACATTACCTCTTCTCCACGCTACTTCTATAGCGTGCCTAATGGCTCTTTCAACTCTACTAGCTGTTGTATTATGCATTATAGCTATTTCAGGATACAGAACCTTAGTTATACCACCTAACAAAGATGTGTCATCTATAACCATTCTTATTGAATCACGTAAATACAAGTATCCTTTTATATTAGCTGGTATACCAAACATATGTAAATAACTAGAAATTTCCGCTTTAATACCACCTTCACCTCTTAGCGGTGTACCTGTACTAGTGATTCCGCTATACATTTGTCGTATTCTACTAGCTAATACATCAAGATTAAATGGTTTAAGAATATAGTAAGCTGCTCCTAAATCAGCTATTCTTTTTGTCATCTGCTCTTGTCCAAATGCTGTTAACATAATAACTCGAGTTTTACATGATGAGTCTTTGCGCAACTTCTCTAAAACACCGATACCATCTAAGTGAGGCATAATAATATCTAGAACTATAACATCTGGATTTTTACCTTTTATTATCTCCAAAGCTTCGAGTCCATTATGCCCCACGCCAACAACTTCAAAGTCATTTTGTGACTTCATATAGTCACACATCATTGCGCAAAATTTTTCGTTGTCATCAACAACTGCCACACGGATCATGCTATCACCTCTCAATATATCTAAGTTACTTTTTCTTCAGAGGCAAAAATTTCCCTTCCCATAATTTGATAAAATAACTGCGTGTTCTACCGACTACGCCTTTTTTGCCATATATTTGTCGATATCTGTCGCAGTTGAATATTTAAAAGCTCAGATTCATATACCATATTCTCTATATAGCAGCCATATCCTCTTTTAGGATTATTTAAAAATACATGGGTTACAGCACCAATTATATTTCCATTTTGAATAATTGGACTTCCTGACATACCTTGTACAATACCACCTGTATATTCTAATAGTCTTTTGTCTGTGATTTCTATTACCATTCCTCTAGTATCTCCACTATAATTTCTAGTTGTTCTCACAATTTTTATTTCAAATTCTTCAATTTTCATGTCATCTATAACTGTTAAAATTGTTGCTTTACCTTCTTGAATTGAACTGCTTAAAGCAACAGGGTAGGTTTTTTCTGTTAAAAAGGCATTATCTAAAATATCACCATAAATACCATATTGACCATTTTTATTAATGCTGCCAGCTAAGTTATGTCTATTTACTGCTACAGCATTTTTTTGTCCAGGTATACCTGGCAAAGATTTTTCTATTGATGTAACAGAAGCCCTGGTTATGCTACCTGCTCTAAACTTAAAATTTGAATTGCTATCAGGATCGGAAACAGGGTGTCCTAAAGCACCAAATGTTTTAGTTACAGGATCAATATATGTTAATACACCAATACCAGATATGCTATTTTTTCCGTATACCCCAATTTTGTATTTGCCGTCTATCTTAGACTTTATTGCTTTAACATTTACTGTTTGAACACTCTCATTTTTTCTAATAGTTAATGTTAACAGAGTATTCTTTATTGCTTCTCTATTAATAATGACTTCTAAATCTTCAAAATTAATTATCTCATAACCATTTACTTTTAAGATATAATCACCAGTTCTTATTCCAGCTTTTTCTGCTGGTGAAATACTGCTACCTCCATTATTCATTTTCATTAAACCTGTTACAAGAATACCATCTGTATGCAAATATACA
This Clostridium sp. 'deep sea' DNA region includes the following protein-coding sequences:
- the spo0A gene encoding sporulation transcription factor Spo0A, which codes for MIRVAVVDDNEKFCAMMCDYMKSQNDFEVVGVGHNGLEALEIIKGKNPDVIVLDIIMPHLDGIGVLEKLRKDSSCKTRVIMLTAFGQEQMTKRIADLGAAYYILKPFNLDVLASRIRQMYSGITSTGTPLRGEGGIKAEISSYLHMFGIPANIKGYLYLRDSIRMVIDDTSLLGGITKVLYPEIAIMHNTTASRVERAIRHAIEVAWRRGNVDSLNEFFGYSIDSDRGKPTNSEFIALVADNIRLKYV
- the spoIVB gene encoding SpoIVB peptidase, translating into MTTKKANIKKICGWILALTLIFICQTQPVKTILTLPSHVNIIDGNPHYLPFAYPNILNIGLTSKDIVNVATFDEKEINNKIKSGFSFEPITTGEAKLQVKLLGIIPIQTININVLPQLNFIAGGHTLGVYLHTDGILVTGLMKMNNGGSSISPAEKAGIRTGDYILKVNGYEIINFEDLEVIINREAIKNTLLTLTIRKNESVQTVNVKAIKSKIDGKYKIGVYGKNSISGIGVLTYIDPVTKTFGALGHPVSDPDSNSNFKFRAGSITRASVTSIEKSLPGIPGQKNAVAVNRHNLAGSINKNGQYGIYGDILDNAFLTEKTYPVALSSSIQEGKATILTVIDDMKIEEFEIKIVRTTRNYSGDTRGMVIEITDKRLLEYTGGIVQGMSGSPIIQNGNIIGAVTHVFLNNPKRGYGCYIENMVYESELLNIQLRQISTNIWQKRRSR